One Gadus morhua chromosome 1, gadMor3.0, whole genome shotgun sequence DNA segment encodes these proteins:
- the zbtb48 gene encoding telomere zinc finger-associated protein isoform X1: MRFHSKAHDVHSNSHLNRKMFPQDGNHAHNVLSSLNQQRTLGRFCDAALDVGDGVVYMAHRNVLACCSDLFREDDYSSREVCLTDCPNDGLELLLNFVYTGELKLDALNLDKVRCAAVCLCVPQALALCQSFSESLREPVPVKRKRGRPKKARETIKPYSIHEETGAYVPSAESSTSSPHDNVTAKVTTITRSGRKVKCPRRLPGETCEPPARDNGSTGAPHVSPVDMSNQCAPIDRTPVHSSREKQMSEVQMDFTDALGHDLHQDTEDRGGGFDAVDEDSDEEYVPVAEPSAVPVSSGRSKVPQKAEKKENGEATEADPKKPSVQCPVCNKTFRSKYYLKVHNRRHTGEKPFVCSKCGKRYFRKENLLEHEARNCSKVVTFSCTICPSVFKRKQEFRLHMISHTGDMPNKCTSCPEQFMQKRDLTMHLIKIHGFAKPHACSQCTKGFLTRTELRVHEAAKHRGEKPFVCEECAHRASSRNGLQMHIKAIHRNERPFVCSYCGHAFTQKTNLIMHLRVHTGERPYQCHLCGKTFRTHASLDKHNRTHTGERPFGCEFCEHRFTEKGPLVRHIASRHQEGRPHCCHICGKTFKALEQLRVHLRRHKGVRKFECVDCGYKFTRQAHLRRHSLIHKRMENYNPKQRKLRNLIIESQGEGEATQSPKALTLSASHDPLPLALPIQEDPSQQLSLPDPGLDPNSFVPVVLMEDGVSIKALVVGDGCPGNIVPVSGVLQQTQLEPGSYTTVVLERIGENLAVPERELKET, encoded by the exons ATGCG TTTTCATTCAAAGGCCCACGATGTGCATTCCAACAGCCATCTGAACCGAAAAATGTTTCCGCAAGACGGCAACCATGCACACAATGTACTTTCATCATTAAACCAGCAGAGGACGCTAGGGCGGTTTTGCGACGCCGCCCTGGACGTTGGCGATGGGGTCGTGTACATGGCCCACCGCAACGTCCTCGCCTGTTGCAGTGATCTCTTTCGAGAAGATGACTACTCAAGCAGGGAGGTTTGTCTTACCGACTGCCCTAACGACGGGCTGGAGCTCCTGCTCAACTTTGTCTACACAGGAGAGCTAAAGCTGGACGCCTTGAACTTGGATAAGGTGCGGTGTGCTgcggtgtgcctgtgtgtaccaCAAGCACTTGCACTGTGTCAGTCCTTTAGCGAAAGCTTAAGAGAACCCGTGCCAGTAAAGCGCAAACGAGGAAGACCTAAGAAGGCCAGGGAAACAATTAAGCCATATTCAATCCATGAAGAAACGGGTGCTTATGTGCCCAGTGCAGAATCATCCACTTCCAGCCCCCATGACAATGTGACCGCAAAGGTCACCACCATCACACGCTCGGGACGCAAAGTCAAGTGCCCTCGTCGCCTGCCAGGGGAGACCTGTGAACCTCCAGCGCGGGATAATGGCAGCACAGGAGCCCCGCATGTCAGCCCGGTGGATATGAGCAATCAATGTGCACCGATTGACCGGACCCCCGTGCATTCGAGCAGAGAAAAACAG ATGTCCGAGGTCCAGATGGACTTCACGGACGCGCTGGGTCACGACCTCCATCAGGATACGGAGGACAGGGGCGGCGGTTTCGATGCGGTCGACGAAGACTCGGACGAGGAGTACGTCCCCGTCGCCGAGCCGAGTGCAGTCCCGGTGTCGAGTGGAAGGAGTAAAGTCCCCCAGAAGGCTGAGAAGAAGGAAAACGGCGAGGCCACAGAAGCCGACCCCAAAAAGCCGTCTGTGCagtgtcctgtttgcaacaagaCCTTCCGCAGTAAATACTACCTCAAGGTTCACAACAG GAGGCACACAGGCGAAAAGCCCTTTGTGTGCAGTAAGTGTGGGAAGCGGTACTTCAGGAAAGAGAACCTTCTGGAACACGAGGCCAGAAACTGTTCCAAAGTGGTG ACATTTTCTTGCACTATATGCCCCTCGGTGTTCAAGAGAAAACAGGAGTTTCGTTTACACATGATCTCCCACACAGGAGACATGCCCAATAAG TGTACGTCATGCCCTGAACAGTTTATGCAAAAGAGGGATCTGACGATGCACTTGATCAAGATCCACGGCTTTGCCAAACCGCACGCA tgttcccagtgcaCCAAGGGCTTCCTGACGCGCACGGAGCTGCGCGTGCACGAGGCCGCAAAGCACCGGGGGGAGAAGCCCTTTGTGTGCGAGGAGTGCGCCCACCGCGCCTCGAGCAGGAACGGGTTGCAGATGCACATCAAAGCTATTCACAG AAACGAGCGGCCGTTTGTGTGCAGCTACTGTGGCCATGCGTTCACCCAGAAGACCAACCTGATCATGCATTTGCGCGTGCACACTGGTGAACGGCCGTATCAGTGCCATCTCTGTGGCAAGACCTTCAGGACGCACG CCAGTCTAGACAAGCACAACCGGACCCACACGGGTGAGCGCCCCTTCGGCTGTGAGTTCTGCGAGCACCGCTTCACGGAGAAAGGCCCGCTTGTTCGCCACATCGCCAGCAGGCACCAGGAGGGGCGGCCTCACTGTTGTCACATATGTGGCAAAACCTTTAAAG CCTTGGAACAACTTCGAGTTCACCTGCGACGCCACAAGGGAGTGAGGAAGTTTGAATGTGTCGACTGTGGCTACAAGTTCACCCGACAG GCTCACTTGCGACGTCACAGTCTCATCCACAAACGCATGGAGAACTACAACCCCAAACAAAGGAAGCTGAGGAACCTCATCATAGAGAGCCAGGGCGAGGGCGAAGCCACGCAGTCCCCCAAGGCATTGACGCTGAGCGCCTCGCacgaccccctccccctggccctGCCGATCCAGGAGGATCCGAGCCAGCAGTTGTCCCTTCCGGACCCGGGCCTGGACCCGAACAGCTTTGTTCCCGTGGTGTTGATGGAGGACGGGGTATCCATTAAGGCCCTGGTGGTAGGGGACGGATGCCCGGGGAACATCGTCCCCGTCTCGGGGGTCTTGCAGCAGACTCAGCTGGAGCCAGGCTCGTACACCACGGTGGTATTGGAGCGGATTGGAGAGAACCTAGCAGTGCCAGAGCGAGAGCTGAAGGAGACATAA
- the zbtb48 gene encoding telomere zinc finger-associated protein isoform X2, which produces MFPQDGNHAHNVLSSLNQQRTLGRFCDAALDVGDGVVYMAHRNVLACCSDLFREDDYSSREVCLTDCPNDGLELLLNFVYTGELKLDALNLDKVRCAAVCLCVPQALALCQSFSESLREPVPVKRKRGRPKKARETIKPYSIHEETGAYVPSAESSTSSPHDNVTAKVTTITRSGRKVKCPRRLPGETCEPPARDNGSTGAPHVSPVDMSNQCAPIDRTPVHSSREKQMSEVQMDFTDALGHDLHQDTEDRGGGFDAVDEDSDEEYVPVAEPSAVPVSSGRSKVPQKAEKKENGEATEADPKKPSVQCPVCNKTFRSKYYLKVHNRRHTGEKPFVCSKCGKRYFRKENLLEHEARNCSKVVTFSCTICPSVFKRKQEFRLHMISHTGDMPNKCTSCPEQFMQKRDLTMHLIKIHGFAKPHACSQCTKGFLTRTELRVHEAAKHRGEKPFVCEECAHRASSRNGLQMHIKAIHRNERPFVCSYCGHAFTQKTNLIMHLRVHTGERPYQCHLCGKTFRTHASLDKHNRTHTGERPFGCEFCEHRFTEKGPLVRHIASRHQEGRPHCCHICGKTFKALEQLRVHLRRHKGVRKFECVDCGYKFTRQAHLRRHSLIHKRMENYNPKQRKLRNLIIESQGEGEATQSPKALTLSASHDPLPLALPIQEDPSQQLSLPDPGLDPNSFVPVVLMEDGVSIKALVVGDGCPGNIVPVSGVLQQTQLEPGSYTTVVLERIGENLAVPERELKET; this is translated from the exons ATGTTTCCGCAAGACGGCAACCATGCACACAATGTACTTTCATCATTAAACCAGCAGAGGACGCTAGGGCGGTTTTGCGACGCCGCCCTGGACGTTGGCGATGGGGTCGTGTACATGGCCCACCGCAACGTCCTCGCCTGTTGCAGTGATCTCTTTCGAGAAGATGACTACTCAAGCAGGGAGGTTTGTCTTACCGACTGCCCTAACGACGGGCTGGAGCTCCTGCTCAACTTTGTCTACACAGGAGAGCTAAAGCTGGACGCCTTGAACTTGGATAAGGTGCGGTGTGCTgcggtgtgcctgtgtgtaccaCAAGCACTTGCACTGTGTCAGTCCTTTAGCGAAAGCTTAAGAGAACCCGTGCCAGTAAAGCGCAAACGAGGAAGACCTAAGAAGGCCAGGGAAACAATTAAGCCATATTCAATCCATGAAGAAACGGGTGCTTATGTGCCCAGTGCAGAATCATCCACTTCCAGCCCCCATGACAATGTGACCGCAAAGGTCACCACCATCACACGCTCGGGACGCAAAGTCAAGTGCCCTCGTCGCCTGCCAGGGGAGACCTGTGAACCTCCAGCGCGGGATAATGGCAGCACAGGAGCCCCGCATGTCAGCCCGGTGGATATGAGCAATCAATGTGCACCGATTGACCGGACCCCCGTGCATTCGAGCAGAGAAAAACAG ATGTCCGAGGTCCAGATGGACTTCACGGACGCGCTGGGTCACGACCTCCATCAGGATACGGAGGACAGGGGCGGCGGTTTCGATGCGGTCGACGAAGACTCGGACGAGGAGTACGTCCCCGTCGCCGAGCCGAGTGCAGTCCCGGTGTCGAGTGGAAGGAGTAAAGTCCCCCAGAAGGCTGAGAAGAAGGAAAACGGCGAGGCCACAGAAGCCGACCCCAAAAAGCCGTCTGTGCagtgtcctgtttgcaacaagaCCTTCCGCAGTAAATACTACCTCAAGGTTCACAACAG GAGGCACACAGGCGAAAAGCCCTTTGTGTGCAGTAAGTGTGGGAAGCGGTACTTCAGGAAAGAGAACCTTCTGGAACACGAGGCCAGAAACTGTTCCAAAGTGGTG ACATTTTCTTGCACTATATGCCCCTCGGTGTTCAAGAGAAAACAGGAGTTTCGTTTACACATGATCTCCCACACAGGAGACATGCCCAATAAG TGTACGTCATGCCCTGAACAGTTTATGCAAAAGAGGGATCTGACGATGCACTTGATCAAGATCCACGGCTTTGCCAAACCGCACGCA tgttcccagtgcaCCAAGGGCTTCCTGACGCGCACGGAGCTGCGCGTGCACGAGGCCGCAAAGCACCGGGGGGAGAAGCCCTTTGTGTGCGAGGAGTGCGCCCACCGCGCCTCGAGCAGGAACGGGTTGCAGATGCACATCAAAGCTATTCACAG AAACGAGCGGCCGTTTGTGTGCAGCTACTGTGGCCATGCGTTCACCCAGAAGACCAACCTGATCATGCATTTGCGCGTGCACACTGGTGAACGGCCGTATCAGTGCCATCTCTGTGGCAAGACCTTCAGGACGCACG CCAGTCTAGACAAGCACAACCGGACCCACACGGGTGAGCGCCCCTTCGGCTGTGAGTTCTGCGAGCACCGCTTCACGGAGAAAGGCCCGCTTGTTCGCCACATCGCCAGCAGGCACCAGGAGGGGCGGCCTCACTGTTGTCACATATGTGGCAAAACCTTTAAAG CCTTGGAACAACTTCGAGTTCACCTGCGACGCCACAAGGGAGTGAGGAAGTTTGAATGTGTCGACTGTGGCTACAAGTTCACCCGACAG GCTCACTTGCGACGTCACAGTCTCATCCACAAACGCATGGAGAACTACAACCCCAAACAAAGGAAGCTGAGGAACCTCATCATAGAGAGCCAGGGCGAGGGCGAAGCCACGCAGTCCCCCAAGGCATTGACGCTGAGCGCCTCGCacgaccccctccccctggccctGCCGATCCAGGAGGATCCGAGCCAGCAGTTGTCCCTTCCGGACCCGGGCCTGGACCCGAACAGCTTTGTTCCCGTGGTGTTGATGGAGGACGGGGTATCCATTAAGGCCCTGGTGGTAGGGGACGGATGCCCGGGGAACATCGTCCCCGTCTCGGGGGTCTTGCAGCAGACTCAGCTGGAGCCAGGCTCGTACACCACGGTGGTATTGGAGCGGATTGGAGAGAACCTAGCAGTGCCAGAGCGAGAGCTGAAGGAGACATAA
- the nol9 gene encoding polynucleotide 5'-hydroxyl-kinase NOL9 gives MKVNKLAPEKGARASSLKWRNTKAQRCTTRVNLSELPSTPVMVKMIKEHQAAVKKKPKVKRLERKAMTVSGSKEKKHTSFESEKTYLANTNGKSEVTMNIDADDWQEWSTNGKSSLGNGEKSADGVETVSSGRLEGESFHCCAERDEDRNHAVLVMQKSQTLCFRGKCLLTCLYGRVEVMGFTIEEGQQPYPLFSPASHCPLTVTALGSTDDARDEGMEATAILRKYLTPASQIRLLRRINLNSSVILLEPMETSLTRFLCSFPDLSELFSPPVSELMSAVLDTPLNGLGMIPLVSDVEGLRMSKSYREALNTVVSACRDDGDGCVVVLVCGTKNVGKSTFIRVLLNTLLNHTTGIDYLEGDLGQTEFTPSGCLSLSTVTEPLLGPPFTHQRTPEHMIYYGQTSCDSDLDRYLESMKSLWSRRPQSRDTPVVINTMGWVKGFGFQMLVDVLRLLPVTHVVQLGHGESMHCATLTPDLLQTAQGYLTKPPAHTAMDEFTEGHSPARTYAHLAVQSAFQGVGRQGASKHQRSNELRELSLLAYLSQLQEAHQGPVRQLNCLTPYQVPHTAVAIGVTHCEVAPSHVLYAANASLVGLCFLPEKVTSRGGPVVLSHAPLCPCVGFGVLRGIDMARGLYFLLTPVDPSILRNVNCLLLGAITLPSCILTTQSGCEEEKPYVTTDYSFDLTGAGKMRVFKGIVRPGQVGK, from the exons ATGAAGGTAAATAAATTGGCTCCAGAAAAGGGGGCTAGGGCTTCCTCCCTGAAGTGGAGGAACACCAAGGCCCAACGCTGCACAACTCGCGTAAACTTATCTGAACTCCCATCGACCCCTGTTATGGTCAAAATGATCAAGGAACACCAAGCAGCAGTAAAGAAGAAACCCAAAGTGAAAAGGCTGGAAAGGAAAGCCATGACCGTTTCTGGatcaaaagaaaagaaacacacTTCCTTTGAGTCTGAGAAGACGTATCTGGCAAATACTAACGGGAAATCGGAAGTTACAATGAACATTGATGCTGATGACTGGCAAGAATGGAGTACCAATGGCAAGAGCTCACTTGGGAATGGTGAGAAGTCTGCAGATGGCGTAGAGACTGTGAGCTCCGGGCGCTTGGAGGGAGAATCTTTTCATTGCTGcgcagagagagatgaagaccGGAATCATGCAGTGCTTGTCATGCAAAAGTCTCAG ACGCTGTGTTTCCGAGGAAAGTGCCTTCTGACCTGCCTTTACGGGCGAGTTGAGGTGATGGGGTTCACCATCGAGGAAGGCCAGCAGCCGTATCCCCTCTTCTCTCCGGCCTCTCACTGCCCGCTGACGGTAACCGCGCTGGGAAGCACCGATGATGCCCGAGACGAGGGCATGGAAGCCACGGCGATCCTCCGCAAGTATCTCACGCCCG CATCACAGATAAGGCTTTTGAGAAGAATCAACCTAAACTCATCTGTGATCCTTCTGGAGCCCATGGAGACCTCTCTGACCCGCTTCCTTTGTAGCTTCCCAGATCTCAGTGAACTGTTCAGTCCCCCTGTG AGTGAGCTCATGTCGGCGGTGCTGGACACGCCCCTCAACGGGCTGGGTATGATCCCCCTGGTCAGTGACGTGGAAGGCCTGAGAATGTCCAAGAGCTACAGAGAGGCCCTCAACACGGTGGTTAGCGCTTGCAGAG aCGACGGGGATGGTTGCGTGGTGGTCCTTGTATGTGGAACTAAGAACGTAGGGAAGTCCACCTTTATCCGAGTCCTCCTCAATACTTTGCTCAATCA CACTACGGGTATAGACTACTTGGAGGGCGACCTGGGACAGACTGAGTTCACCCCGTCAGGCTGCCTTTCCCTGTCCACCGTGACAGAGCCTCTCTTGG GTCCTCCCTTCACACATCAGCGCACGCCAGAACACATGATCTACTACGGCCAGACGTCCTGCGACTCGGACCTGGACCGCTACCTCGAGTCCATGAAGTCCCTTTGGAGCAGGCGTCCCCAGAGCCGGGACACTCCCGTGGTCATCAACACCATGGGctgggtcaaag GCTTCGGGTTCCAGATGCTGGTGGACGTGCTCCGCCTGCTGCCCGTGACCCACGTGGTCCAGCTGGGCCACGGCGAGTCCATGCACTGTGCCACGCTCACGCCGGACCTGCTGCAGACGGCGCAGGGCTACCTCACCAAGCCCCCGGCGCACACGGCCATGGACGAGTTCACGGAGGGCCACAGCCCCGCCCGCACCTACGCCCACCTGGCCGTGCAGTCCGCCTTCCAGGGCGTGGGGCGCCAGGGAGCATC GAAACACCAGCGTAGCAATGAACTCCGAGAGCTGTCTCTGCTAGCTTACCTGAGTCAACTCCAAGAAGCTCACCAAGGGCCCGTCAGGCAGCTGAACTGCCTCACCCCCTACCAG GTCCCTCACACAGCTGTGGCTATCGGTGTGACCCACTGCGAGGTGGCCCCCAGCCACGTGCTGTATGCCGCCAACGCCAGCCTGGTGGGGCTGTGCTTCCTGCCGGAGAAGGTGACGAGCCGGGGAGGCCCGGTGGTCCTCTCCCATGCGCCCCTCTGCCCCTGTGTGGGCTTCG GTGTGCTCCGGGGAATCGACATGGCGCGAGGCCTGTACTTCCTACTCACCCCTGTGGACCCCTCCATCCTCCGCAACGTCAACTGTCTCCTCCTGGGGGCCATCACCCTGCCCTCCTGCATCCTCACAACACAG TCTGGCTGCGAGGAAGAGAAGCCATATGTCACCACGGACTACAGTTTTGATCTGACCGGAGCAGGGAAGATGCGCGTGTTCAAAGGCATTGTACGGCCCGGTCAAGTGGGGAAGTAG